A genome region from Alistipes dispar includes the following:
- the scpA gene encoding methylmalonyl-CoA mutase, translating to MRAKFSELKYEGATQQSCCAKKGCGEVEPWLTAERIPVKGAYTAEDLEGMEHLNYAAGIAPFLRGPYSTMYVMRPWTIRQYAGFSTAEESNAFYRRNLAAGQKGLSVAFDLATHRGYDADHPRVVGDVGKAGVSICSVEDMKVLFNGIPLDRMSVSMTMNGAVLPVLAFYIVTGLEQGCSLEQLSGTIQNDILKEFMVRNTYIYPPEFSMRIIADIFEYTSKNMPKFNSISISGYHMQEAGATADIELAYTLADGLEYLRAGINAGMSIDAFAPRLSFFWAIGMNHFMEIAKMRAARMLWAKIVKQFDPKNPKSLALRTHSQTSGWSLTEQDPFNNVARTAIEAMGAALGHTQSLHTNALDEAIALPTDFSARIARNTQIYIQEETNVCREIDPWAGSYYVETLTNEIAHKAWEHIQEIEKLGGMAKAIETGIPKMRIEEAAARKQARIDSGAEKIIGVNEYRLEKEAPIDILAVDNTAVRESQIKRLKELRASRDEAAVKKALEAITECVKTKQGNLLELAVEAAKVRATLGEISDACEVVVGRYKAVIRSISGVYSSEVKNDKSFEHAKELCAEFAKKEGRQPRIMIAKMGQDGHDRGAKVVATGYADIGFDVDMGPLFQTPEEAAKQAVENDVHVVGVSSLAAGHLTLVPQLIAELKKLGREDIIVIVGGVIPHQDYDELYRDGAAAIFGPGTPIATAAIKILEILMAD from the coding sequence ATGAGAGCGAAATTTTCCGAACTGAAATACGAAGGCGCCACGCAGCAGAGCTGCTGCGCCAAGAAAGGCTGCGGTGAAGTCGAGCCGTGGCTCACGGCCGAGCGCATCCCCGTCAAGGGCGCCTACACGGCCGAAGACCTCGAAGGCATGGAGCACCTGAACTACGCGGCGGGCATCGCCCCGTTCCTGCGCGGTCCCTACTCGACGATGTACGTGATGCGTCCGTGGACCATCCGCCAGTACGCCGGCTTCTCCACGGCCGAAGAGTCCAACGCATTCTACCGCCGCAACCTCGCCGCAGGCCAGAAGGGTCTGTCGGTGGCCTTCGACCTGGCCACGCACCGCGGCTACGACGCCGACCACCCGCGCGTGGTGGGCGACGTGGGCAAGGCCGGCGTGTCGATCTGCTCGGTGGAGGACATGAAGGTGCTCTTCAACGGCATTCCCCTCGACCGCATGTCGGTGTCGATGACCATGAACGGCGCCGTGCTGCCCGTGCTGGCCTTCTACATCGTGACGGGTCTGGAGCAGGGCTGCTCGCTCGAACAGCTCTCGGGTACGATCCAGAACGACATCCTCAAGGAGTTCATGGTGCGCAACACCTATATTTATCCGCCCGAATTCTCCATGCGCATCATCGCCGACATCTTCGAGTACACCTCGAAGAACATGCCCAAGTTCAACTCGATCTCCATTTCGGGTTACCACATGCAGGAGGCGGGCGCCACGGCCGACATCGAGCTGGCCTACACGCTGGCCGACGGTCTGGAGTACCTCCGCGCGGGCATCAACGCCGGCATGTCGATCGACGCCTTCGCACCGCGTCTGTCGTTCTTCTGGGCCATCGGCATGAATCACTTCATGGAGATCGCCAAGATGCGCGCCGCACGTATGCTCTGGGCCAAGATCGTCAAGCAGTTCGACCCGAAGAACCCCAAGTCGCTGGCGCTGCGCACCCACTCGCAGACCTCGGGCTGGTCGCTTACCGAGCAGGATCCGTTCAACAACGTGGCCCGCACGGCCATCGAGGCGATGGGCGCCGCACTGGGACACACCCAGTCGCTGCACACCAACGCGCTGGACGAGGCGATCGCCCTGCCGACCGACTTCTCGGCCCGTATCGCCCGCAACACGCAGATTTACATCCAGGAGGAGACCAACGTCTGCCGTGAGATCGACCCGTGGGCAGGTTCCTACTACGTGGAGACGCTCACGAACGAAATCGCGCACAAGGCCTGGGAGCACATCCAGGAGATCGAGAAGCTGGGCGGCATGGCCAAGGCCATCGAGACCGGCATTCCGAAGATGCGTATCGAGGAGGCCGCCGCCCGCAAGCAGGCCCGCATCGACTCGGGCGCCGAGAAGATCATCGGCGTGAACGAGTACCGTCTGGAGAAGGAGGCCCCGATCGACATTCTCGCCGTGGACAACACGGCCGTGCGCGAGAGCCAGATCAAGCGTCTGAAGGAGCTGCGCGCTTCGCGCGACGAAGCCGCCGTGAAGAAGGCGCTGGAGGCCATCACCGAGTGCGTGAAGACCAAGCAGGGCAACCTGCTCGAGCTGGCCGTCGAGGCGGCGAAGGTCCGTGCCACGCTGGGCGAAATCTCCGATGCCTGCGAGGTCGTCGTAGGCCGCTACAAAGCTGTTATCCGTTCCATTTCAGGTGTCTATTCGTCAGAAGTGAAAAACGACAAATCGTTCGAGCACGCCAAGGAGCTGTGCGCCGAATTCGCCAAGAAAGAGGGCCGTCAGCCGCGTATCATGATCGCCAAGATGGGTCAGGACGGCCACGACCGCGGCGCCAAGGTGGTAGCCACGGGTTATGCCGACATCGGCTTCGACGTCGATATGGGTCCGCTGTTCCAGACTCCCGAGGAGGCCGCCAAGCAGGCCGTCGAGAACGACGTGCACGTAGTGGGTGTCTCGTCGCTGGCAGCCGGCCACCTCACGCTCGTCCCGCAGTTGATCGCCGAGCTGAAGAAGCTGGGCCGCG